A window of the Natronospira proteinivora genome harbors these coding sequences:
- the rseP gene encoding RIP metalloprotease RseP: MSILIAIGGFVLAIGVLVTVHEFGHYLAARLCGVRVLAFSIGFGKPLIRRRAGRDQTQYQLGAIPLGGYVKMLDEREGAVAEGEAHRCFNRQSIPRRATIVLAGPAFNFLFAILAYWAIFVAGIPGIKPIIGEVSSQSPAAEAGLTAEDEILAVNSRQTPTWRSANVELLDGILNDRPIDLRVLRDGQEYELSLSVDPTDRRSLTEPGQLLSGLGLQPWFESLPPVIDELSEDGAARAAGLVSGDRVEAVDGQAVENWRQFREAVAARPGESIDIRVNRDGETRNISLTPRAIEGEEGPEGRIGAGPKVPPELVERMRSEERYGPVAALGMGVMNTAEMSRLTLRMLWRMVNGEVSVKNLSGPINIAHYAGITVSSGLVSFLGFLAIVSISLGIVNLLPIPVLDGGHLVYLGIEAVTRRPVPEHMLAVGQMIGLVMIAGLISFALYNDLMRIFS, encoded by the coding sequence ATGAGCATTCTGATCGCCATCGGCGGATTTGTGCTGGCCATTGGGGTATTGGTCACCGTGCACGAGTTCGGTCACTATTTGGCCGCCCGGCTGTGTGGCGTACGAGTGCTGGCCTTTTCCATCGGTTTTGGCAAGCCCCTGATTCGGCGCCGGGCCGGCCGTGATCAAACCCAGTATCAGCTTGGGGCCATTCCCCTGGGTGGTTATGTGAAGATGCTGGATGAGCGGGAAGGGGCGGTTGCCGAGGGCGAGGCCCACCGTTGTTTCAATCGTCAGTCCATTCCCCGGCGGGCCACCATTGTTCTGGCCGGCCCCGCTTTCAATTTCCTGTTTGCGATTCTGGCCTATTGGGCCATATTCGTGGCCGGCATTCCCGGTATCAAGCCCATTATTGGCGAGGTGTCCAGCCAGTCTCCGGCCGCCGAAGCCGGTCTGACGGCGGAGGATGAGATTCTGGCGGTGAACAGTCGCCAGACCCCCACCTGGAGAAGCGCCAATGTAGAGTTGCTGGACGGAATATTAAATGACCGTCCCATTGATCTGCGGGTCCTGCGGGATGGGCAGGAGTACGAGCTCTCCCTGTCGGTGGATCCGACTGATCGGCGGTCCCTGACGGAACCGGGGCAATTGCTCAGTGGTCTGGGATTGCAGCCCTGGTTTGAATCCCTGCCGCCGGTGATTGATGAATTGTCCGAGGATGGGGCGGCACGGGCGGCAGGCCTGGTTTCCGGGGATCGGGTGGAGGCTGTGGATGGCCAAGCGGTTGAAAACTGGCGTCAGTTTCGCGAGGCTGTTGCGGCTCGACCTGGTGAGTCCATTGATATTCGAGTAAACCGGGACGGGGAAACACGGAATATTAGCCTGACCCCCCGTGCCATTGAGGGGGAAGAGGGCCCGGAAGGTCGGATCGGCGCGGGCCCTAAGGTGCCGCCGGAACTGGTAGAGCGGATGCGCAGTGAAGAACGCTACGGTCCGGTGGCGGCGTTGGGCATGGGGGTAATGAATACCGCCGAGATGTCCCGCCTGACCCTGCGCATGCTTTGGCGAATGGTGAATGGTGAGGTATCGGTCAAGAATCTGAGTGGACCGATCAATATCGCCCATTATGCGGGTATCACCGTGAGCTCAGGACTGGTATCTTTCCTAGGTTTTCTTGCCATCGTCAGCATCAGCCTGGGCATCGTTAACCTGCTCCCCATTCCGGTATTGGATGGGGGGCATCTGGTTTATTTGGGCATTGAAGCCGTGACTCGGCGCCCTGTGCCGGAGCATATGCTGGCTGTTGGTCAGATGATTGGTCTTGTGATGATTGCCGGGCTGATCAGTTTTGCCTTGTACAACGATCTAATGCGAATCTTTTCATAG
- the bamA gene encoding outer membrane protein assembly factor BamA produces the protein MRVVSTLFLGLSLAVSFAPVSAQVEPPESLIEESPDGFVVENIRLEGLQRIAESTVLSYLPLEPGDRADQSAIRDAIRELYATGFFDNVILSRDENTLVVGVEERPTIARLEISGNQQIETEMLRQAMREQGVAEGRVLNEQVVELLEQELYQTYYAQGRYGVEISPSVRELDANQVALNIEIKEGRVARIRQINLVGNEAFDDSRLKGQMELRPAGWRTLMSSRDQYSREKMTGDLEALRSYYMDRGYADFGIDSVQVSISPDRRDMYLSIHVDEGEVYTVSDVELIGEFPVPAEQLEAFVQVQAGETYSLAKANRSAEFIEQRLGASGYAHAEVRPMPELDRENQEVALTFVVDPGQRIYVREIRFSGSDTTDDQVYRREMRQFEGAPLANVDLDRSRVRMQRLPFVQQVNIEEVPVEGSPDTVDLDVNVEERNFGQFQVGVGYGGFTGLSANVSVQNNNLFGLGHQGQVQVQSNQLGEFVELNHTDPYATRNGVSRTIGGFYNSQSLFAVGQSPVSTKSAGMNLRFGFPISEYDSIRVGGSVRRSEFIQQSGTSDEYRNFIVNHGEQFTRGQFAGSRMDSAELNLAWVRDTRNRAIFPDRGTRRLVGLDVSVPGLDLDYWVGRVNQTSFLPLGNEWILKMDGEVSYGEPYGNDTQELPPFRRFFSGGTTSVRGYENARLGPLDSNNRPYGGSAKANLQTELILPNFFADDGGGQAAQYRFFVFADTGYVWDDIDDVSTDELRSSVGVGANWLTPMGLLRFSLARPINVRDEDRERGIVDRFQIDLGGSF, from the coding sequence TTGAGAGTCGTAAGCACTCTGTTCCTTGGCTTGTCGCTTGCCGTTTCCTTCGCCCCGGTTTCGGCCCAGGTGGAGCCACCGGAGTCTCTGATTGAAGAATCACCTGACGGCTTTGTTGTGGAGAATATTCGCCTGGAAGGACTCCAGCGGATAGCCGAAAGCACGGTTCTCAGCTATTTGCCCCTGGAGCCTGGAGATCGGGCAGACCAGTCGGCAATCCGTGATGCCATTCGAGAGCTCTATGCCACTGGATTTTTCGATAATGTCATCCTGTCCCGCGATGAGAACACCCTGGTTGTAGGTGTAGAAGAGCGGCCAACCATTGCCCGTCTGGAGATATCCGGTAACCAGCAGATCGAGACCGAGATGCTTCGCCAGGCCATGCGGGAACAGGGGGTTGCTGAAGGCCGGGTACTCAATGAGCAGGTGGTGGAGCTGCTGGAACAGGAGTTGTATCAGACCTATTACGCCCAGGGGCGATATGGTGTCGAGATTTCCCCCAGTGTCAGGGAGCTTGATGCCAATCAGGTGGCGTTGAATATTGAAATCAAGGAAGGCCGGGTTGCACGTATTCGGCAGATCAATCTGGTGGGGAATGAGGCCTTTGATGATTCTCGATTGAAGGGCCAGATGGAATTGCGCCCGGCTGGCTGGAGAACCTTGATGTCGTCCCGGGACCAGTATTCCCGAGAGAAGATGACGGGTGATCTGGAAGCCTTGCGCTCCTATTATATGGATAGAGGCTATGCTGATTTCGGCATTGATTCGGTTCAGGTCTCCATTAGTCCGGATCGCCGGGATATGTACCTTTCCATTCATGTAGATGAAGGTGAGGTCTACACCGTCAGTGATGTGGAGCTGATTGGCGAATTTCCGGTTCCAGCGGAGCAGTTGGAAGCCTTTGTTCAAGTTCAGGCGGGTGAAACCTACTCCCTGGCCAAGGCCAATCGGAGTGCTGAGTTCATTGAACAGCGCTTGGGCGCCTCAGGCTATGCTCATGCCGAAGTCCGGCCCATGCCAGAGTTGGATCGGGAGAACCAGGAAGTAGCCCTGACTTTCGTTGTTGATCCCGGTCAGCGGATATATGTTCGTGAAATCCGTTTCTCTGGCAGTGATACCACCGATGACCAGGTTTATCGTCGAGAAATGCGCCAGTTTGAAGGTGCGCCACTTGCCAATGTGGATTTGGACCGCTCGCGTGTTCGCATGCAGCGACTACCTTTTGTGCAGCAGGTGAATATTGAAGAAGTACCGGTAGAAGGGTCCCCCGACACTGTGGACCTGGATGTGAATGTTGAGGAACGGAATTTTGGTCAGTTCCAGGTTGGTGTGGGCTATGGTGGGTTCACCGGGCTGTCCGCCAATGTTTCCGTTCAGAACAATAACCTCTTTGGTCTGGGTCACCAGGGGCAAGTACAAGTTCAGTCCAATCAGTTGGGTGAGTTCGTGGAACTCAATCATACTGATCCCTATGCCACCCGGAATGGGGTCTCAAGAACCATCGGTGGCTTCTACAATAGTCAGTCACTGTTTGCGGTTGGCCAGTCCCCGGTTTCCACTAAGAGTGCTGGTATGAATCTGCGCTTTGGCTTCCCCATTTCGGAATATGATTCGATTCGGGTGGGTGGCAGTGTTCGTCGCAGTGAGTTTATTCAGCAGAGCGGCACCTCGGATGAATATCGCAACTTCATCGTTAATCACGGTGAACAGTTTACCCGCGGACAATTCGCCGGTTCCAGGATGGATTCAGCAGAGCTGAATCTGGCCTGGGTCCGGGATACGCGGAACCGTGCTATCTTCCCTGACCGGGGTACTCGTCGGCTCGTGGGCCTGGATGTGTCGGTTCCTGGGTTGGACTTGGATTACTGGGTTGGTCGTGTGAACCAGACATCCTTCCTGCCCTTGGGTAATGAGTGGATACTGAAGATGGATGGTGAAGTTAGCTATGGTGAGCCCTATGGGAATGATACCCAAGAGCTCCCCCCCTTCCGCCGTTTCTTCAGTGGCGGCACCACATCCGTCCGTGGCTATGAAAACGCTCGATTGGGCCCGCTGGACTCTAACAATAGGCCCTATGGGGGTTCGGCCAAGGCAAACCTACAGACAGAATTGATTTTGCCCAACTTCTTTGCTGACGATGGTGGTGGGCAGGCCGCCCAATATAGGTTCTTTGTCTTTGCCGATACGGGGTATGTCTGGGACGACATCGATGATGTCAGCACGGATGAATTGCGTTCGTCGGTGGGTGTTGGCGCCAACTGGCTGACACCCATGGGTCTGCTTCGTTTCAGTTTGGCCAGGCCGATTAATGTTCGTGATGAAGATCGGGAGCGGGGTATTGTTGATCGCTTCCAAATTGATCTGGGTGGCAGTTTTTAA
- a CDS encoding OmpH family outer membrane protein → MRQFLAVTIFSLTFTLFANAAMAEMSVGFVDVNRVMEQSPQAQNVSEQLQREFEPAQSEMRERQQRMQNIQNRLERDSDVMSSDERRELEGEFRDLQRSLQRMQSDLAEDFNARRNEALSNLQRLIMTEVQEYARANDLDLVVGEGVFYASSSVDITDTILERLRQRHEDNS, encoded by the coding sequence ATGAGACAGTTTCTAGCAGTCACGATTTTTAGCCTGACTTTTACCTTGTTCGCCAATGCGGCCATGGCTGAAATGAGTGTGGGCTTTGTTGATGTGAACCGGGTGATGGAACAAAGCCCGCAAGCGCAGAATGTATCCGAACAGCTGCAGCGTGAGTTTGAGCCTGCCCAGTCCGAGATGCGGGAGCGTCAGCAGCGCATGCAAAACATCCAGAATCGCCTGGAGCGGGATTCTGATGTCATGAGCTCGGATGAGCGGCGTGAACTGGAAGGCGAATTCCGTGATCTTCAGCGAAGTCTGCAACGAATGCAGAGTGATTTGGCCGAGGATTTCAATGCTCGCCGTAATGAGGCGCTGAGCAATCTTCAGCGGTTGATTATGACGGAAGTTCAGGAGTATGCCCGGGCCAACGATCTGGACCTGGTGGTGGGTGAAGGCGTTTTTTACGCATCCAGCTCGGTGGATATCACTGACACCATCCTCGAACGCCTTAGACAGCGCCACGAAGACAACAGCTGA
- the lpxD gene encoding UDP-3-O-(3-hydroxymyristoyl)glucosamine N-acyltransferase: MSGSAVTLGELADALGLRLEGDGAKEIRRVATIQSAGPGELCFLANERYRAHLSASRAGAVILDEGSLSACPVDALVSDNPYADYARAAALLHPPRRPEAGVHPSANIHPDVTVPPTAHVAAGAVIEEGVILGESVVVGAGVYLGHFCQLGGGSVLAPRVVIGAHCRVGRNCVLHPGVVIGADGFGFAPDKQGWVKVPQLGGVQIGDRVEIGANTTVDRGAIEDTIIEDDVKLDNQVQVAHNVQIGARTAIAGCTAIAGSSRIGKGCMIAGGVGIAGHLSIVDGAVVTAMTLVSRSITEPGVYSGSLPMDDSAAWRKNSARFRKLDDLARRVTALERSEKQKGE, translated from the coding sequence ATTTCGGGGTCCGCAGTGACACTCGGTGAATTGGCTGACGCCCTGGGCCTTAGGCTGGAAGGTGACGGCGCAAAGGAAATAAGGCGGGTTGCCACCATTCAATCCGCCGGGCCGGGTGAGCTTTGCTTTCTGGCCAATGAGCGGTATCGCGCCCATCTTTCAGCTAGCCGGGCCGGGGCGGTGATTCTGGACGAGGGTTCTCTGTCAGCCTGTCCGGTGGATGCTCTTGTCAGCGATAACCCCTATGCCGACTATGCCCGGGCGGCGGCCCTGTTGCACCCCCCCCGCCGTCCTGAGGCCGGTGTTCATCCCAGTGCCAATATTCATCCCGATGTTACGGTCCCGCCCACCGCCCATGTGGCGGCAGGCGCCGTGATTGAAGAAGGGGTCATCCTTGGCGAGTCGGTGGTGGTGGGCGCAGGCGTGTATTTGGGGCACTTTTGCCAGCTCGGAGGGGGGTCTGTTCTGGCGCCTCGGGTGGTGATCGGGGCCCATTGCCGGGTAGGGAGGAACTGTGTCTTGCACCCGGGGGTGGTCATCGGAGCGGACGGGTTTGGCTTTGCGCCGGATAAGCAGGGTTGGGTCAAGGTGCCCCAGCTGGGCGGCGTGCAAATCGGTGACCGGGTGGAAATCGGGGCTAATACTACCGTGGACCGGGGAGCCATCGAGGACACGATCATTGAAGATGATGTGAAACTGGATAATCAGGTTCAGGTCGCACACAATGTTCAGATTGGTGCCCGAACCGCCATCGCCGGATGCACCGCCATAGCGGGTAGCAGCCGTATCGGAAAGGGCTGCATGATCGCCGGCGGGGTCGGCATTGCCGGGCATTTGAGTATCGTGGATGGCGCCGTGGTGACGGCCATGACACTGGTTAGCCGCTCCATCACCGAGCCGGGCGTCTATTCCGGTAGTTTGCCCATGGATGATTCTGCTGCCTGGCGGAAGAACAGCGCCCGATTTCGAAAACTGGACGATCTGGCCCGCCGGGTGACTGCCCTGGAGCGGTCGGAAAAGCAAAAGGGAGAATAA
- the fabZ gene encoding 3-hydroxyacyl-ACP dehydratase FabZ translates to MDVHRIQEWLPHRYPFLLVDRVEECQPGEFIRALKNVSVNEPFFPGHFPQRAVMPGVLILEAMAQASGLLAFETQDNPPDDNMLFYFVGIDKARFKRVVEPGDQLMLHSTIIRNSRGMWKFDCKAEVDGQVAAAAEVMCAAREIE, encoded by the coding sequence ATGGATGTTCATCGCATCCAAGAATGGCTACCCCATCGCTACCCCTTTCTCTTGGTGGATCGGGTGGAGGAATGCCAACCCGGCGAGTTCATTCGTGCGCTGAAGAATGTCAGCGTCAATGAGCCCTTCTTTCCGGGACATTTCCCTCAGCGGGCCGTGATGCCCGGTGTTCTGATTCTTGAAGCCATGGCCCAGGCCTCCGGCCTGCTGGCTTTCGAGACCCAGGACAATCCCCCCGACGACAATATGTTGTTTTACTTTGTGGGCATCGACAAGGCTCGTTTCAAGCGGGTGGTTGAGCCGGGCGATCAACTGATGCTGCATTCCACCATCATCCGCAACAGCCGAGGGATGTGGAAGTTTGATTGCAAGGCGGAAGTAGACGGCCAGGTCGCCGCGGCGGCAGAGGTCATGTGTGCGGCGCGGGAGATTGAGTAA
- the lpxA gene encoding acyl-ACP--UDP-N-acetylglucosamine O-acyltransferase, with protein MIDPRAVVDPGAEIGEGVEIGPFSIIGKDVRIASGTVVGPHVVIKGPTTIGHDNHFFQFCSIGEVPQDKGFNNEPTRLEIGNGNTFRECCTINRATVKDDWVTAIGDDNWIMAYVHIAHDCKVGSHTIMANAATLAGHVHIGDYAVLGGFSKIHQFCRVGEHAFCAMDAGVTRDVPPYVTVSGMPADPHGLNAVGLRRRGFGREQLQSIRHAYRVLYRSGLRLEEALQELEEEARKSPEVDAMVRFIRDTNRSIVR; from the coding sequence ATGATTGATCCGCGGGCAGTGGTTGATCCGGGAGCCGAGATTGGCGAAGGCGTGGAGATCGGCCCTTTCTCCATTATCGGAAAGGATGTACGTATTGCATCCGGCACCGTGGTGGGGCCCCATGTTGTGATCAAAGGCCCGACCACGATTGGTCATGATAATCATTTTTTCCAGTTTTGCTCCATCGGTGAGGTTCCGCAAGACAAGGGGTTCAACAACGAGCCCACTCGCCTGGAGATTGGAAACGGTAATACCTTCCGCGAGTGCTGCACCATTAACCGGGCCACGGTCAAGGATGATTGGGTCACGGCCATTGGTGACGACAATTGGATCATGGCCTATGTGCACATTGCCCATGACTGCAAGGTTGGCAGCCATACCATCATGGCCAATGCCGCCACTCTGGCCGGGCATGTGCATATCGGGGACTACGCCGTCCTGGGGGGATTCAGCAAGATTCATCAATTCTGTCGCGTGGGCGAGCATGCCTTCTGTGCCATGGATGCGGGGGTGACCCGGGATGTGCCGCCTTATGTGACTGTTTCCGGGATGCCGGCCGATCCCCACGGCCTGAATGCCGTGGGACTACGGCGCCGAGGCTTTGGCCGCGAGCAACTTCAGTCCATTCGTCATGCCTACCGGGTGCTCTACCGTTCCGGTTTGCGTCTGGAGGAGGCCTTGCAGGAGCTGGAGGAAGAGGCTCGAAAATCCCCGGAAGTGGATGCCATGGTGCGTTTCATTCGGGATACCAACCGCAGTATTGTGCGTTGA
- the lpxB gene encoding lipid-A-disaccharide synthase, with the protein MTLRVALIAGEASGDQLGADLMRAIKAQHPDVSFEAVAGPKMRAEGCREIGHIDELSVMGISEVVKHLPRLLRLRRDLVQYLIEDEPDVVIGIDAPDFNLGLEKRVRKAGIPTVHYVSPTVWAWRAGRVNTVAEAADLLLCLFPFEPDCYRGTGLKALFAGNPLAADIEGPMDQAVARKTLSLPVDGEVVAMLPGSRSGEVSRLGPLFLKTARALRAKRPDLSFVVPMAGEKAEAAFASLPEWRRMDFPVHMVRGKARESMAAADVVLAASGTATMEAMLLERPTVVSYQVSPLTHALVRGLKLIKTPWVAMPNVLAGQAMFPEHLQSEATPAKLAGSVDALLADPGRRTVMSQQCRDLADSLRAAGPATAARAILELAATRHSAQTPAS; encoded by the coding sequence ATGACATTGAGAGTGGCCCTGATTGCCGGGGAAGCTTCAGGGGATCAATTGGGTGCAGACCTCATGCGGGCCATCAAGGCTCAGCACCCGGATGTGAGCTTCGAAGCGGTGGCCGGTCCCAAGATGCGAGCCGAGGGTTGTCGGGAAATCGGTCATATTGATGAACTGTCCGTGATGGGCATCAGTGAAGTGGTCAAGCATTTGCCCCGACTACTGCGTCTGCGACGCGACCTGGTTCAGTATCTGATTGAAGACGAGCCGGATGTGGTTATCGGCATTGATGCCCCGGATTTCAACCTGGGTCTTGAGAAACGTGTTCGCAAAGCCGGAATCCCCACTGTGCATTATGTGAGCCCCACCGTCTGGGCCTGGCGGGCAGGGCGGGTGAATACTGTGGCGGAGGCGGCGGATCTGTTGCTGTGCCTGTTTCCCTTCGAGCCGGATTGTTACCGGGGCACCGGGCTGAAGGCCCTGTTTGCTGGTAACCCCTTGGCTGCCGATATTGAGGGCCCCATGGATCAAGCTGTGGCCCGCAAGACCTTGTCACTGCCGGTGGACGGGGAAGTGGTGGCGATGTTGCCGGGGAGCCGTTCGGGTGAAGTCAGCCGCCTGGGGCCCTTGTTCCTGAAAACCGCTCGTGCGCTCAGGGCCAAGCGCCCGGACTTGAGCTTTGTGGTACCCATGGCCGGGGAGAAAGCGGAAGCGGCCTTTGCGTCCCTGCCGGAATGGCGGCGGATGGACTTCCCCGTACACATGGTCCGCGGGAAGGCCCGGGAATCCATGGCCGCAGCGGATGTGGTTCTGGCCGCCTCCGGTACCGCGACCATGGAGGCCATGCTCCTGGAGCGGCCCACTGTGGTGTCCTATCAAGTCAGCCCCCTGACCCATGCCCTGGTGCGGGGCCTTAAATTGATCAAGACCCCATGGGTGGCCATGCCTAATGTGCTGGCCGGGCAGGCCATGTTCCCTGAGCATCTTCAGTCCGAGGCTACCCCCGCCAAGCTGGCCGGGAGCGTGGATGCCTTGCTGGCCGATCCGGGCCGCCGGACTGTCATGAGCCAGCAATGCCGGGATCTGGCCGACAGCCTGAGAGCTGCGGGGCCGGCTACCGCTGCCCGTGCCATTCTGGAACTTGCTGCTACCCGGCACTCCGCTCAAACCCCCGCCTCATGA
- the rnhB gene encoding ribonuclease HII has protein sequence MSASQAQLGLDWMDGCRVCGVDEVGRGPLAGPVVAAAVILDPGRPITGLADSKKLTPRRRDSLDALIRERAMAYAIASIPAEGIDELNILQASLQAMSDAVAALEPAAQAARVDGDRLPRLSIPGEAVVGGDARVPEIAAASIIAKVARDRWMEAAHKRYPEYGFAGHKGYPTKAHMAALAIHGPCDIHRRSFAPVRRFYDEVSG, from the coding sequence ATGAGCGCGAGTCAGGCGCAGTTGGGGCTGGACTGGATGGACGGATGCCGTGTCTGCGGCGTTGACGAGGTGGGTCGAGGTCCACTGGCCGGGCCGGTGGTGGCGGCGGCGGTGATCCTGGACCCGGGTCGGCCCATTACCGGGCTGGCCGATTCCAAGAAGCTCACCCCCCGACGGCGGGATAGCCTGGACGCACTTATTCGGGAGCGGGCCATGGCCTATGCCATCGCCAGCATTCCCGCTGAAGGGATCGATGAACTCAATATCCTGCAGGCCTCTCTCCAGGCCATGTCGGATGCCGTGGCCGCGCTGGAACCGGCTGCCCAGGCCGCGCGGGTGGATGGCGACCGCCTGCCCAGGCTTTCCATTCCGGGAGAAGCCGTGGTGGGCGGGGATGCCCGGGTGCCCGAGATTGCTGCGGCCTCGATAATTGCCAAAGTGGCGCGGGACCGCTGGATGGAAGCGGCCCACAAGCGCTATCCTGAATACGGTTTCGCGGGACACAAGGGCTATCCCACCAAGGCCCATATGGCGGCCCTGGCCATCCATGGCCCCTGTGACATCCACCGCCGCAGTTTTGCCCCTGTTCGCCGTTTTTACGATGAGGTAAGCGGATGA